A genomic segment from Peribacillus sp. ACCC06369 encodes:
- a CDS encoding sodium:solute symporter codes for MNIALLIILAFLLLSIFLGIRSSKGKDMDLEQWTVGGRGFGAIFVFLLMAGEIYTTFSFLGGSGWAYGKGAPALYVLIYITLSYVLSYWLLPEIWKYAKENKLMSQSDFFVSKYKSPSLGILAALVGVVSMIPVIVVQLKGLGIIVSEASYGAISMSAAVWMGAISLTIYVMISGIHGSVWTAVIKDIMMIAIIGFLGIYLPIHYFGGFQPMFEAIDAAKPGFLKFPEQGLSVSWFISTVILLVFGFYMWPQVFSAVYSARSGKVFRKNAIISPLYTLMLLFVFFVGFTAILKVPGLVGADADLSLLRLSIETFDPWFIGIIGGAGLLTALVPGSMLLMSVATLLAKNVYKEFVPTVSDRHVVRLAKFLVPIIALIAVYFTLNGGETMSALILMGYSLITQLFPSLLFSLKKNNPINKYGAIAGIVTGLAIVICITLSHSTIGTLFPSLPQAAKDLNVGIIALAINFLVMITVSLAYRKYAVQLEPKSVNDI; via the coding sequence ATGAATATTGCTCTCTTAATCATTTTAGCATTTTTACTTCTGTCGATATTTTTAGGCATTCGCTCTTCAAAAGGAAAAGATATGGACTTGGAACAATGGACGGTGGGCGGACGTGGTTTTGGTGCAATATTCGTCTTTCTGCTGATGGCTGGGGAAATCTATACGACCTTCTCCTTCCTTGGCGGCAGCGGCTGGGCTTATGGCAAGGGCGCACCCGCTCTATATGTTCTTATTTACATTACTTTGTCTTACGTATTATCCTATTGGCTCCTTCCGGAAATATGGAAATATGCCAAAGAAAATAAACTGATGTCTCAATCCGATTTCTTTGTAAGCAAATATAAGAGTCCTAGTTTAGGAATTTTGGCTGCGCTTGTCGGTGTGGTGTCGATGATTCCAGTGATCGTCGTGCAGCTGAAAGGTTTGGGGATCATTGTCTCAGAAGCTTCTTATGGTGCCATCTCAATGTCCGCGGCGGTTTGGATGGGGGCGATCAGCCTTACCATTTATGTGATGATATCCGGTATACACGGTTCAGTTTGGACAGCAGTCATAAAAGATATCATGATGATTGCCATTATAGGATTCTTAGGGATTTATCTGCCCATTCATTACTTTGGTGGATTTCAGCCGATGTTTGAAGCGATTGATGCGGCAAAACCCGGTTTTCTAAAGTTCCCTGAGCAGGGACTTAGCGTTTCATGGTTTATCTCCACGGTAATATTGCTCGTATTCGGTTTCTATATGTGGCCCCAAGTTTTCAGCGCTGTTTATTCAGCGCGCAGCGGGAAGGTATTTCGAAAAAATGCCATCATCAGCCCTTTATATACACTCATGCTGTTATTCGTCTTTTTTGTAGGGTTTACAGCTATATTGAAAGTGCCTGGACTCGTTGGGGCAGATGCAGACCTCTCATTGCTGCGCCTTTCGATCGAGACCTTTGATCCATGGTTCATAGGCATAATCGGCGGAGCTGGATTGCTGACCGCATTGGTGCCTGGATCCATGCTTTTGATGAGCGTCGCTACACTGCTCGCGAAAAATGTCTATAAGGAATTCGTACCTACAGTATCCGATCGGCACGTTGTAAGATTGGCAAAGTTCCTTGTTCCCATCATTGCCCTTATAGCTGTCTACTTCACCTTAAACGGCGGCGAAACGATGTCAGCATTAATTCTCATGGGATACAGTCTCATTACACAGCTATTCCCTTCCCTTCTCTTTAGTCTGAAGAAGAATAATCCAATCAATAAATATGGCGCAATCGCCGGCATCGTCACCGGATTAGCCATCGTAATCTGCATTACACTCAGTCATTCAACAATAGGGACCTTGTTTCCATCCTTGCCACAAGCAGCAAAAGATTTGAATGTCGGAATCATTGCCTTGGCAATCAATTTCCTTGTGATGATAACAGTAAGTCTTGCTTACAGGAAGTACGCGGTTCAGTTGGAACCTAAATCCGTTAACGATATATGA
- a CDS encoding iron ABC transporter permease, with protein MIKNRDTRLTIWLLIPVVLVLVAYVLYPSLRTFIESLQKDGSISLGNYQDFFVQESKTNLEALWNSVYISVLSVLVSALIGIPLAIIFNRYDFPGRSFFSSAAILPIVLPSLVGVMAFMFLYGESGLIPNAIKDLFGLDKVPFKIGGVSGILIVHAYTMYVYFYMTVSAAINKIDPSLEEAAYNLGANKFKVFWKVTFPLLTPAIVAASLLVFMISMASFSAPFLLAGGYRVLSLQIYFSKINGDMEIAATQSVILSIVSISFLLFMRWYQNRKDYRMASKGIGAHRNEVENPFMKWVMVVTGIIGVIILLLPHFTILLLSLVPDGTWTFQTYPTVFNVENYRLLFEDPNIFKPLRNSLLMAVIATLANLVFGVIASYVLVKRKFVGKSFVDILVMIPWALPATVIGMNLIFAFNEPSVFSFGQILVGTFWILPLAYFIRHIPLVVRSTNAVLEQLDDSIEEAARNLGAKWFYTFRKVILPIIMPGVLSGTLLAFIESVGEFPTSVLLYTISNRPISIEIMNQLRMFNMGQAAAYGMIQITLIVIVLFISNKFFGIKAEKAL; from the coding sequence ATGATTAAAAATCGTGACACCAGATTGACGATTTGGCTCCTTATTCCAGTTGTATTGGTGCTCGTAGCTTATGTACTCTACCCATCATTGAGAACCTTTATAGAAAGTTTGCAAAAAGACGGATCGATATCCCTCGGAAATTATCAGGACTTCTTCGTACAGGAATCGAAAACGAACTTAGAGGCTCTATGGAATTCCGTTTATATATCCGTATTGAGTGTATTGGTCAGTGCCTTGATTGGCATTCCTCTCGCAATCATTTTTAACCGTTATGATTTTCCAGGGAGAAGCTTCTTTTCATCAGCAGCGATATTGCCGATTGTCCTTCCGTCGTTGGTGGGGGTTATGGCGTTTATGTTTTTATATGGAGAATCGGGATTAATCCCAAATGCCATCAAGGATCTGTTCGGTCTTGATAAAGTTCCATTTAAAATTGGCGGGGTATCGGGAATACTGATCGTGCATGCCTATACGATGTATGTATATTTTTATATGACCGTATCCGCTGCAATCAATAAAATTGATCCGTCCCTAGAAGAAGCTGCTTATAACTTAGGCGCAAATAAATTTAAGGTATTTTGGAAGGTGACATTTCCATTATTGACACCTGCCATCGTGGCCGCCTCTTTACTTGTTTTCATGATATCGATGGCTTCATTCAGCGCCCCGTTTTTATTGGCTGGGGGGTACAGGGTATTGAGCTTGCAAATTTATTTTTCGAAGATTAATGGAGATATGGAAATTGCCGCCACTCAATCCGTCATTCTATCCATTGTTTCGATTTCATTTCTATTATTCATGCGTTGGTATCAGAATAGGAAAGATTACCGCATGGCTTCCAAAGGAATTGGGGCACACAGGAATGAAGTGGAAAATCCGTTTATGAAATGGGTGATGGTCGTAACGGGTATCATCGGCGTAATTATTCTGCTTTTACCGCACTTTACGATTCTATTGCTTTCACTTGTGCCGGATGGAACCTGGACATTCCAAACGTACCCAACAGTATTTAATGTGGAAAATTACCGGCTATTGTTTGAAGATCCCAATATCTTTAAACCGTTACGGAATAGTTTACTGATGGCCGTAATTGCCACACTGGCAAATCTGGTGTTTGGGGTCATCGCGTCCTATGTTCTTGTCAAACGGAAATTCGTAGGGAAAAGCTTTGTTGATATTCTAGTCATGATTCCTTGGGCGTTGCCTGCAACGGTCATAGGGATGAACTTGATTTTCGCATTCAATGAACCTAGCGTTTTTTCTTTCGGTCAAATATTGGTAGGAACATTTTGGATTTTGCCACTTGCCTATTTCATCAGACATATTCCACTCGTTGTCCGCTCGACTAACGCCGTTCTGGAGCAGCTCGATGACTCGATTGAGGAAGCGGCCAGAAACTTGGGGGCAAAGTGGTTTTATACCTTCAGAAAGGTCATTTTACCGATTATCATGCCTGGTGTTTTATCAGGGACATTATTGGCATTCATCGAGTCTGTAGGAGAATTTCCAACGTCAGTCTTGTTGTATACGATTTCAAACAGACCCATATCCATTGAAATCATGAATCAGCTTCGGATGTTCAATATGGGGCAGGCAGCTGCCTATGGGATGATTCAAATCACGCTTATTGTTATCGTTCTCTTTATTTCGAACAAGTTTTTTGGAATCAAAGCGGAAAAAGCTTTATAA
- a CDS encoding DUF3311 domain-containing protein codes for MKIIYILTLVPFIGILGFLPFVNRIEPYVLGMPFNMFWMAMWVVLTSGILGIMYKLDPRNREGDQE; via the coding sequence ATGAAGATTATATATATCCTTACTCTAGTTCCTTTCATAGGCATACTAGGATTTCTACCTTTTGTTAATAGAATAGAACCTTATGTATTAGGGATGCCTTTCAATATGTTCTGGATGGCTATGTGGGTGGTCCTTACCTCTGGCATCTTGGGCATCATGTATAAGCTGGATCCCAGGAATCGGGAAGGTGACCAGGAATGA
- the argH gene encoding argininosuccinate lyase, with product MSKLEEFIKNEGSVFPGKTYAEELLMPVFNDQRDYLFHVMFDIHRAHVIMLSEQKIIKEEEAKTMLDGIRKVAQTDLTKLTYQPQFEDLFFMMEAKVGEEIGHELAGKIHIGRSRNDMGVAMYRLVLRGHLLQLIGYANQLSEAFLVQAEKHTETYITGYTHTQPAQPTTLGHYFLAIYDVLQRDIGRLWAAFETVNQSPLGAAALTTTGFPISRNRTAELLGFDSVIENSYDSIGGADYLLETATAIMTCMVNTGRWIQDFLQHVTREFGTFHVADPYVQVSSIMPQKRNPVSIEHSRSIASSAYGDALAAMNMIHNTPFGDIVDTEDDLQPHLYRAFSNAGRVMKLMYAVISTLKVNEEHTKKMAAKSSITVTELADTLSRDYEISFRKAHSIASHIAKRSISEGKELYDWDTQDINKMINEFVSVNIAEDEWKKIISPEYFVEIRSIQGGPSPKEVSRMIVYRKQKLEQELQEYKEMVKALNDGRKALVDY from the coding sequence ATGAGTAAGCTTGAAGAATTTATCAAAAATGAAGGTAGTGTTTTTCCCGGTAAAACATATGCGGAAGAGCTTCTAATGCCAGTTTTTAATGATCAAAGAGATTACTTATTTCATGTGATGTTCGATATTCATCGAGCACATGTCATTATGCTTTCGGAACAAAAGATCATTAAAGAAGAAGAGGCGAAAACCATGCTGGATGGGATTCGGAAAGTGGCCCAAACAGATCTCACCAAGCTGACCTATCAGCCTCAATTCGAAGACTTATTTTTCATGATGGAGGCAAAGGTCGGTGAGGAAATTGGTCATGAGCTTGCAGGGAAAATTCATATCGGGCGTAGCCGTAATGATATGGGAGTTGCGATGTACCGGCTAGTTTTGAGAGGTCATCTGCTCCAATTGATTGGTTATGCAAACCAATTGAGTGAGGCATTCTTGGTGCAGGCAGAAAAACATACAGAAACATATATTACTGGTTACACACATACCCAACCGGCTCAGCCGACTACATTAGGCCATTACTTTTTAGCCATTTATGATGTTCTCCAAAGGGATATTGGCCGGTTATGGGCAGCCTTTGAAACAGTGAACCAATCCCCTCTGGGCGCGGCTGCGTTAACGACTACTGGTTTTCCAATCAGCCGGAACCGTACCGCAGAACTGCTTGGGTTCGATTCGGTTATTGAAAATTCCTATGACTCGATAGGTGGGGCCGATTATTTATTGGAAACCGCAACTGCCATCATGACGTGCATGGTCAACACTGGAAGGTGGATTCAAGATTTCCTGCAGCATGTGACAAGGGAGTTTGGTACATTTCATGTGGCAGATCCTTATGTTCAAGTGAGCAGCATCATGCCGCAAAAAAGAAACCCAGTATCAATTGAACATTCCCGTTCGATTGCAAGCAGTGCGTATGGTGACGCACTTGCTGCCATGAACATGATCCACAACACACCATTTGGTGATATCGTCGATACGGAAGATGATTTACAGCCGCATTTATATCGAGCCTTTTCGAATGCGGGCCGTGTCATGAAACTGATGTATGCCGTCATATCAACTTTGAAAGTGAATGAAGAACATACAAAGAAAATGGCAGCAAAATCTAGTATAACGGTTACTGAATTAGCGGATACCCTATCAAGAGATTACGAGATATCATTTAGAAAAGCCCATTCCATAGCCAGCCATATTGCAAAACGGTCGATAAGTGAAGGGAAAGAGTTATATGATTGGGACACACAAGACATAAACAAGATGATAAATGAATTCGTTTCAGTGAATATAGCAGAAGATGAATGGAAAAAAATAATCTCTCCCGAATACTTTGTGGAGATTAGAAGCATTCAAGGCGGGCCCAGCCCGAAAGAGGTTTCGAGGATGATTGTATATAGAAAACAAAAACTGGAACAAGAGTTACAGGAATATAAGGAAATGGTCAAAGCATTGAATGATGGAAGGAAGGCTTTAGTGGATTACTGA